In Deltaproteobacteria bacterium, the sequence GGGGGACCGTAGGGCCGCGGCCCTTTTTAGAGAGGTTTCCCCGGTTAATCGATCATCGTTTCCTTATGTGAGCGCGGCCGCGGCCCCGGGGCCCGGCATACCACGCGGGGGTGGATCCCTGAAGTTGCTGAAGACCTCCAGGAAAGACCCGTTCGATCTGGTCTTCTCGGCCGTCACCGCCGGGGCGTCGTGGGTGGTGCTGCTGCTCGTGGCGGCCATCTTCATCGTCCTGCTCATCGAGTCGCTGCCCTCCATAAGGGAGTTCGGCTTCACGGGCTTTGTCTTATCCAGCGACTGGAATCCCGTGGAGGAGAGCTTCGGGGCGCTGCCGTCCATATACGGCACGGCCGTCACCACCGTCCTCTCCCTCGTCATGGCGGTGCCCGTCGCGCTCGGCATCGCCGTCTTCACAACGGAGATAGCGCCCTCCTTTCTCAAGGGCCTTATCGGCACGGCCGTGGAGCTCCTTGCGGCCATACCGTCCATAATCTACGGCATGTGGGGGCTCTTCACCCTGGCGCCCATAATGGGCGACTACATAGAGCCCGTGCTGCAGGAGTGGCTCGGCGGCCTGCCCGTGGCCGGCGCCCTCTTCGAGGGGACGCCCATCGGCGTAGACCTGCTCACGGCGAGTCTCATACTGAGCATCATGATAATCCCCTTCACGGCCTCCCTCTCGCGCGACGCCTTTTTGCTGACCCCCTCGGTAGTGAAGGAGTCGGCCTACGCCCTGGGGGCGACACGCTGGGAGGTCATACGCAGCGTCGTCATCCCGCACGCAAGGCTCGGCATATTCGGCGGCGTGGTCCTGTCGCTGGGGCGCGCCCTCGGCGAGACGATGGCCGTGGCCTTCGTGCTCGGCAGCAACCACGAGATAACGTCCTCGCTGCTGGACGCGGCGGCGACCATAACCGTAACCCTGGCCAACGAGTTCACCGAGGCCGACACGGATCTCTACCTCTCGGCCCTCTACCACCTGGCGCTCATACTCTTTGTCATGAGTTTCGCCGTGCTGGCGGCGGCCAAGTTCTTTCTGCTCAGGGCCGCAAGGAAATGACCCATCAGGCCAGGAGAAAAGCTGCCAATCTGGCGGCTCTGGGACTCTGCACGCTCGCCGCCTCGCTGGGTTTTTTCTGGCTCGTCTTCATAATAGGCGACGTGCTCTACCACGGCGTCGGCGCCCTCCGCCTCGACCTCTTCACCGAGGACCCGGCGCCGGCCGGCATCCCGGGCGGGGGGCTGAGAAACGCCTTCGTCGGCCAGCTCATGATAACCTTCTTCGCAACGCTCATAGGCGTTCCTCTGGGGCTCCTGGGCGGCACCTTCCTGGCCGAGTACGCAAGGGGCCGCCCGCTTGCGCGCCTTGTGAGCGTGCTGGCCGACATAATGGTCAGCGTGCCCTCCATCGTCATCGGCACGCTCATATACTCGATAATCGTGAAGCCCGCGGGCCAGTTCAACGGCTGGGCCGGCGCGGCGGCCCTGGCCGTCATAATGGTGCCCGTGGTGCTGCGCACCACCGAGGACATGCTCGCGCTCGTGCCCTGGACCCTGCGCGAGGCGGCCTTCGCCCTCGGCGCGCCCTACTACAAGGTCATCATACACATAACATACAGGGGCGCGGCAGCCGGCATCCTGACGGGCATACTCCTCTCCATAGCGAGGGTCGTGGGAGAGACGGCGCCGCTTCTGTTCACGTCCTTCAACAACAGTTTCTTCTCCACCGACATGAGCGAGCCCATGGCCTCGCTCACGGTGACCATATTCCAGTACGCCATGGGGCCCTACGACGACTGGCACGCCCAGGCATGGGCGGCGTCCCTGGTCATAACACTCTTCATACTGGCGCTGACACTCCTTGGGAGATTCGTTGTGCGATGGAAATACGGCAGGCAGTGAAAGATACAAGACCCGACGAGTCCGTGCTGCTCGACATCAAGGACCTGAGCTTCTACTACGGCGGCGCCGTGAGGGCCCTGCGCGGCATAAGCGTGCGCATAGCCCGCAACACCGTGACGGCCCTCATAGGGCCGTCGGGCTGCGGCAAGACGACCTTCCTGCGGTGCATAAACCGCATGCACGACCTCTATCCCGGCAACCGCTACGAGGGGGAGATCGTCTTCGAGGGCCGAAACATCCTCTCTCCGGAGACGGACCTCATCAAGCTGCGCAGCCGCATAGGCATGGTCTTCCAGAAGCCCACGTCCTTTCCCATGTCCATCTTCGAGAACATAGCCTTCGGCCTGAAGCTCAAGGGCATAAAGAGCCGCTCCGAGCTCGCCGACCGCGTGGAAAAGGCCCTGAAGGACGCCTTTCTCTGGGACGAGACCAGGGACAGGCTCAGCCAGCCGGCCTACTCGCTCTCCGGCGGACAGCAGCAGCGCCTGTGCATAGCGAGGGCCGTGGCCGTGGAGCCCGAGATAATCCTCTTCGACGAGCCCACCTCGGCGCTCGACCCCGTCTCCACCGCCAAGATCGAGGACCTCATCACAAAGCTCAAGGAGACGTACACGGTGCTCATCGTCACCCACAACATGCAGCAGGCGGCGCGCATCTCGCGCTACACGGGTTTTTTCATGACCGGCGAGCTCATCGAGTTCGACCTGACAAAGAAGATATTCACGGCGCCGGGGCGCAAGCTCACGGAAGACTACATAACCGGCAGGTTCGGCTGACGGGGCCGGGACGGGGGGAGCGAAGGGGCCGGCAAGGAGGAGA encodes:
- the pstC gene encoding phosphate ABC transporter permease subunit PstC yields the protein MKTSRKDPFDLVFSAVTAGASWVVLLLVAAIFIVLLIESLPSIREFGFTGFVLSSDWNPVEESFGALPSIYGTAVTTVLSLVMAVPVALGIAVFTTEIAPSFLKGLIGTAVELLAAIPSIIYGMWGLFTLAPIMGDYIEPVLQEWLGGLPVAGALFEGTPIGVDLLTASLILSIMIIPFTASLSRDAFLLTPSVVKESAYALGATRWEVIRSVVIPHARLGIFGGVVLSLGRALGETMAVAFVLGSNHEITSSLLDAAATITVTLANEFTEADTDLYLSALYHLALILFVMSFAVLAAAKFFLLRAARK
- the pstA gene encoding phosphate ABC transporter permease PstA, which encodes MTHQARRKAANLAALGLCTLAASLGFFWLVFIIGDVLYHGVGALRLDLFTEDPAPAGIPGGGLRNAFVGQLMITFFATLIGVPLGLLGGTFLAEYARGRPLARLVSVLADIMVSVPSIVIGTLIYSIIVKPAGQFNGWAGAAALAVIMVPVVLRTTEDMLALVPWTLREAAFALGAPYYKVIIHITYRGAAAGILTGILLSIARVVGETAPLLFTSFNNSFFSTDMSEPMASLTVTIFQYAMGPYDDWHAQAWAASLVITLFILALTLLGRFVVRWKYGRQ
- the pstB gene encoding phosphate ABC transporter ATP-binding protein, with protein sequence MEIRQAVKDTRPDESVLLDIKDLSFYYGGAVRALRGISVRIARNTVTALIGPSGCGKTTFLRCINRMHDLYPGNRYEGEIVFEGRNILSPETDLIKLRSRIGMVFQKPTSFPMSIFENIAFGLKLKGIKSRSELADRVEKALKDAFLWDETRDRLSQPAYSLSGGQQQRLCIARAVAVEPEIILFDEPTSALDPVSTAKIEDLITKLKETYTVLIVTHNMQQAARISRYTGFFMTGELIEFDLTKKIFTAPGRKLTEDYITGRFG